The following proteins are co-located in the Dyadobacter chenwenxiniae genome:
- a CDS encoding 2TM domain-containing protein produces METPRNEFIWRKAKKRASFKVHLSTYLVVNAGLWLLWAVTAYPHFGNDHLPWPVFPMAGWGIGLSMHFFTAYSSLDEKGLAEREYEKLMRS; encoded by the coding sequence ATGGAAACGCCGCGTAATGAGTTTATCTGGAGAAAAGCGAAAAAGAGAGCATCATTCAAGGTTCATCTCAGCACTTACCTGGTTGTTAATGCTGGCTTGTGGCTGCTGTGGGCTGTAACTGCTTATCCACACTTTGGCAATGACCATTTGCCTTGGCCTGTTTTTCCGATGGCAGGATGGGGCATCGGGCTTTCAATGCATTTTTTTACCGCATATAGCAGCCTGGATGAAAAAGGATTGGCAGAGCGTGAATATGAAAAATTAATGCGCAGCTGA
- a CDS encoding pyridoxamine 5'-phosphate oxidase family protein, whose amino-acid sequence MEKDLQNKEAIQKLKSLAEDIRFCMYTTYSNGKIESRPMTTLEIDEQGNVWFFTSRNTEIGDASNQGEPVTLIYSDPKNNTYISVSGTAEIVENETRKEELWNPMSKAWFPEGKEDPNLVVLKVTTDEAAYWDATSSKMVVFFSMVKAVLTGTTPDGGDHGKLNLA is encoded by the coding sequence ATGGAAAAGGACCTTCAAAATAAAGAGGCGATACAAAAATTAAAATCATTGGCAGAGGATATCCGGTTTTGTATGTACACCACTTACTCCAATGGAAAGATAGAGTCGCGCCCGATGACGACCCTGGAAATCGATGAGCAAGGAAATGTATGGTTTTTTACAAGCCGGAATACAGAAATCGGTGATGCCTCTAATCAGGGTGAGCCGGTCACATTAATTTATTCAGACCCCAAAAATAACACTTACATCAGCGTTTCTGGTACTGCGGAGATTGTAGAGAATGAGACCAGGAAAGAGGAATTGTGGAACCCGATGTCGAAGGCATGGTTCCCGGAAGGAAAGGAAGATCCGAATCTGGTTGTACTAAAAGTAACAACCGATGAAGCAGCCTATTGGGACGCAACCTCTTCGAAAATGGTAGTTTTCTTCTCCATGGTAAAAGCGGTCCTTACGGGTACAACGCCTGATGGCGGTGATCATGGGAAATTGAATCTGGCTTGA
- a CDS encoding TonB-dependent receptor yields the protein MKKYILVLIALAVFSLAYAQQPTQLVKGHVIDAESRQPVIGANVIITTLNPIMGGTTDAEGTFRVEKVPVGRHSFKITSLGYDDAFLQEINVGSGKEVELTIKLAESFRSLDEVVVKAQKENGTPLNDMVSVSGRSFTVDQTKRFAASVNDPARMALSFAGVATNDDGGNQIIIRGNSPKGMLWRMEGVEIPNPNHFGEEGSSGGGISALSANVLGNSDFLTGAFPAEYGNATSGVFDLKLRNGNNEKREYAMQAGVLGLDFAAEGPIGAKGGASYLANYRYSTLSVLSKLGLNIQGDASTDFQDGAFKIHVPSDDKSVVTVWGIGGISTSKEKTGFENEVFTSNRGILGINYLRYINNKAYVESIISYAGTKVTDETDNVGKQISYRQSFVNQALRISSLFNYKLNARNTFRGGFIINHLDFNLFDRNNENGPFRTFLDQKGNTQLYQAYGQLKSRISPTVTINAGVHGMLLGLNNQVSLEPRLGMKWAVAPKSTLSFGAGLHSKTESISTYFAQVNAETGKTAAANKDLKLMKSAHFVGGYEFRPTSSWRILTEAYYQHHYHVPIGTPGSTKPYLLHNSQINEISGFANDSLVSDGTGRSYGVELTIEKSLTGGIYLMSTTSLYQSKYTGRDGIERDSRFNGHFVQNVLAGKEWKVGKNKTNVFAANIKLLASGGNRITPVDLEKSKETGKTELDWTRAYSRQLPYYFRSDVRVSYTKNKKRTASTISLDIQNVTNRLNAYEQTYDPTDKVVRNTTQTGLIPVLNYRLEF from the coding sequence ATGAAAAAATATATCCTCGTGCTGATCGCTCTGGCGGTCTTCTCGCTGGCTTACGCCCAGCAACCTACCCAACTTGTTAAAGGACATGTTATCGATGCGGAATCCCGGCAGCCGGTGATCGGGGCAAATGTGATCATTACTACATTGAACCCGATCATGGGCGGGACGACGGATGCGGAGGGCACATTCCGTGTCGAAAAGGTGCCGGTAGGCAGGCATTCCTTCAAAATTACGAGTCTGGGTTATGACGATGCATTCCTTCAGGAAATCAATGTGGGTTCAGGTAAGGAGGTGGAACTGACCATTAAACTGGCTGAATCGTTCAGGTCGCTGGATGAAGTGGTGGTGAAGGCGCAAAAGGAAAATGGCACTCCGCTCAATGATATGGTGAGTGTCAGCGGGCGCTCTTTTACCGTGGATCAGACCAAGCGTTTTGCGGCTTCGGTGAATGACCCGGCCAGGATGGCTTTGTCATTTGCGGGTGTGGCGACCAATGATGACGGCGGAAATCAGATTATCATCCGTGGTAACAGCCCAAAAGGAATGTTATGGAGAATGGAAGGCGTGGAAATCCCTAATCCCAACCACTTCGGCGAAGAAGGTTCGAGCGGTGGAGGCATCAGCGCGTTGAGTGCGAACGTTTTAGGCAATTCTGATTTCCTGACAGGGGCTTTTCCGGCTGAATATGGCAATGCAACCTCGGGCGTTTTTGATTTGAAATTAAGAAACGGAAACAACGAAAAGCGAGAATACGCCATGCAAGCCGGCGTACTAGGCCTCGATTTTGCGGCTGAAGGGCCAATCGGCGCTAAGGGCGGGGCTTCCTATCTGGCCAATTACCGCTATTCAACATTGTCTGTACTCAGTAAGCTCGGTCTGAACATTCAGGGCGATGCTTCTACTGACTTCCAGGATGGTGCTTTCAAAATCCATGTTCCTTCTGACGACAAGTCTGTTGTGACGGTGTGGGGAATTGGCGGCATCAGTACTTCCAAGGAAAAAACCGGTTTTGAAAACGAGGTCTTCACGTCGAACCGCGGCATTTTAGGGATCAATTATCTGCGCTATATCAACAATAAGGCCTACGTGGAAAGCATCATTTCGTATGCTGGAACCAAGGTTACCGATGAAACCGACAACGTGGGAAAGCAAATTTCTTACAGACAAAGTTTCGTCAATCAGGCGCTCCGGATTTCTTCTCTCTTCAACTATAAGCTGAATGCCCGCAATACTTTCCGCGGGGGATTTATCATTAATCATCTTGACTTCAACCTTTTCGACAGGAATAATGAAAATGGTCCTTTTCGCACTTTTCTGGATCAAAAGGGGAATACTCAGCTTTATCAGGCATATGGCCAGCTTAAATCGCGTATATCACCGACAGTTACGATCAATGCGGGTGTTCATGGCATGCTATTGGGACTTAATAACCAGGTTTCGCTCGAACCAAGATTAGGGATGAAATGGGCTGTCGCTCCGAAATCCACGTTAAGCTTCGGTGCCGGATTGCATAGCAAAACAGAGTCAATATCAACCTATTTCGCGCAAGTGAATGCGGAAACCGGGAAAACGGCGGCAGCTAATAAAGATCTTAAACTGATGAAGTCTGCACATTTTGTAGGCGGTTATGAATTCCGTCCCACCAGCAGCTGGCGGATTCTGACAGAGGCTTATTATCAACATCATTATCACGTGCCGATCGGCACGCCAGGTTCCACAAAACCGTATCTGTTACATAATTCTCAAATTAACGAGATCAGCGGTTTCGCAAACGATTCGCTGGTAAGTGATGGAACCGGACGCAGTTATGGTGTAGAGTTAACCATTGAAAAATCGCTGACGGGCGGCATCTATTTAATGAGCACCACATCATTATATCAGTCAAAATACACAGGTAGGGATGGTATTGAACGGGATAGCAGGTTCAATGGACATTTTGTTCAGAATGTGCTGGCGGGAAAAGAATGGAAAGTTGGTAAGAACAAAACGAACGTCTTTGCAGCAAACATTAAACTGCTGGCATCCGGCGGAAACCGCATCACGCCTGTCGATCTTGAAAAATCCAAAGAAACTGGTAAAACGGAACTAGATTGGACCAGGGCTTACTCCCGGCAATTGCCCTACTATTTCCGGTCCGATGTCCGTGTCAGCTACACAAAAAACAAAAAACGTACGGCCTCGACCATTTCCCTGGACATTCAGAATGTTACCAACCGTTTGAATGCTTACGAACAAACTTACGACCCAACCGATAAGGTAGTCAGAAACACGACACAGACAGGCCTGATTCCGGTCCTGAATTATCGTCTTGAATTTTAA
- the thiD gene encoding bifunctional hydroxymethylpyrimidine kinase/phosphomethylpyrimidine kinase produces the protein MNRYPTILTIAGSDSVGGAGIQADLKTIGALGGYGTSAITALTAQNTLEVRAVFPVPADFLKEQLLAVLEDIQVDAVKIGMIGTVENALIIADIIAQFNPKFVVIDPVLTSTSGTKLATTEMISVFWERLFPIADLVTPNMDEAKLLLPTEIGSLETMKKAASEMVTKGCKAVLLKGGHMVSEKLFDVLVQKTQEVLVFESDFIPSQNLHGTGCTLSSAIATFMAHGNSLPEAIIFAKEYISAAIEAGKDVKTGNGNGPLNHFFDPVPLRAML, from the coding sequence ATGAACCGATATCCAACCATACTTACCATTGCGGGGTCAGACAGCGTCGGCGGCGCTGGAATTCAGGCAGACTTGAAAACGATCGGCGCATTAGGCGGCTACGGCACATCTGCAATCACGGCACTCACTGCCCAGAATACCTTGGAAGTAAGAGCGGTTTTTCCAGTGCCAGCGGACTTTTTGAAAGAACAATTACTGGCGGTTCTGGAAGATATTCAGGTTGATGCGGTTAAAATTGGCATGATAGGCACTGTTGAAAACGCGTTGATTATCGCTGACATTATTGCGCAGTTCAATCCCAAATTTGTGGTTATCGACCCGGTGTTGACATCGACGAGCGGCACGAAACTTGCAACGACCGAGATGATCAGTGTTTTTTGGGAAAGGTTATTTCCAATCGCAGATCTTGTGACCCCTAACATGGACGAAGCGAAACTTTTGTTACCCACGGAAATCGGTTCGCTGGAAACCATGAAGAAGGCGGCTTCGGAAATGGTTACCAAAGGCTGCAAGGCTGTTTTGCTCAAAGGAGGGCATATGGTTTCGGAGAAGTTGTTTGATGTTTTGGTACAAAAAACCCAGGAAGTGTTGGTTTTCGAGTCAGACTTCATCCCCAGCCAGAATCTGCACGGAACCGGCTGCACGCTGTCTTCCGCTATTGCAACATTCATGGCTCATGGCAATTCCCTCCCGGAAGCCATCATCTTTGCCAAAGAATACATATCCGCCGCGATAGAAGCCGGCAAAGATGTGAAAACCGGCAACGGTAACGGTCCGCTGAACCATTTTTTTGATCCGGTGCCGTTGCGGGCAATGTTGTAG
- a CDS encoding amino acid permease codes for MKQNSSLFRKKTVSQILKDADSAENGGLAKILGVRDLVSLGIAAIVGAGIFSTIGVASYNGGPAVSLLFIFTAIACVFTALSYAQFASTVPVSGSAYTYAYVAFGELFAWIIGWSLILEYAVSNMVVAISWSEYFTGMLKGFGIVLPGWLTVNHETASDAFAKLQSGAAAEMSTYERFAAAAYESSPAIGDFHIMLNLPAGLITLLITALVYIGIRESRTASNIMVVLKIGVVLLVIFAGAFYVKPENWSPFAPNGIKGVMGGVASVFFAFIGFDSISTTAEECKNPQRDMPKAMIYCLVICTILYVLITLVLTGMVNYSELKVSDPLAFVFEKNGLDFMAGVISVSSVIAITSALLVYQLGQPRIWMTMSRDGLLWKKFSKIHPKYQTPSFATIVTGFVVGIPALFFKMDFFVDLTSVGTFFAFILVCGGVLYLDHTGISAQSKFRVPYLNGKYLVGLLLVLAILGLSIYGQSVIDEWKAMSGMEIIEHKLLTIIFWITWFVMAVMSYKYNFSILPVAGILTNLYLMTELGSSNWLIFVIWLAIGLVIYFSYGYRKSKLA; via the coding sequence ATGAAACAAAATTCTTCTCTCTTTCGTAAAAAAACAGTTAGCCAAATACTTAAAGATGCTGATTCTGCGGAAAATGGCGGTTTAGCCAAGATCCTTGGCGTGAGGGACCTGGTCTCCCTCGGTATAGCGGCAATTGTAGGGGCAGGGATTTTCAGTACGATCGGGGTTGCGAGCTATAACGGTGGTCCGGCTGTATCATTATTATTCATTTTTACGGCTATTGCCTGCGTTTTTACAGCATTGTCGTATGCGCAGTTTGCGAGCACCGTGCCCGTCTCCGGTAGCGCGTACACGTATGCGTACGTTGCTTTTGGTGAGTTGTTTGCATGGATCATTGGCTGGTCGTTGATTTTGGAATATGCGGTTTCCAACATGGTCGTCGCGATTTCCTGGTCGGAATACTTTACGGGAATGCTTAAAGGCTTCGGCATTGTCCTGCCGGGCTGGCTTACGGTCAACCATGAAACGGCCTCTGATGCATTTGCCAAGTTGCAAAGTGGCGCTGCCGCCGAAATGAGCACTTACGAACGTTTTGCGGCTGCGGCTTATGAATCTTCTCCGGCAATCGGTGATTTCCACATCATGCTTAATCTGCCTGCGGGACTGATAACATTGCTTATTACTGCATTGGTTTACATTGGTATCCGCGAGTCGCGAACCGCCAGCAATATCATGGTGGTGCTGAAAATAGGGGTCGTTTTGCTGGTGATTTTCGCCGGGGCATTTTATGTAAAACCCGAAAACTGGTCGCCATTTGCACCCAATGGCATCAAAGGCGTCATGGGTGGGGTCGCCTCCGTTTTTTTCGCATTCATTGGTTTTGATTCTATTTCAACAACTGCCGAAGAATGTAAAAATCCGCAGCGCGACATGCCCAAGGCGATGATTTACTGTCTGGTAATTTGCACAATATTATATGTACTCATCACATTGGTGCTTACCGGAATGGTCAATTATTCAGAGCTGAAAGTAAGTGATCCGCTGGCATTTGTTTTTGAGAAAAATGGCCTTGATTTCATGGCTGGCGTTATTTCGGTCAGTTCTGTCATTGCTATTACGAGTGCATTGCTGGTTTATCAGCTTGGTCAGCCACGTATCTGGATGACGATGAGCCGCGATGGTTTGCTTTGGAAAAAATTCTCGAAGATTCATCCCAAATATCAGACTCCCTCCTTCGCAACCATTGTTACGGGTTTTGTAGTGGGTATTCCCGCATTATTTTTCAAGATGGATTTCTTTGTGGACCTGACCAGTGTGGGGACATTCTTTGCATTTATTTTGGTTTGTGGCGGCGTGCTTTATCTGGATCACACAGGCATTTCAGCGCAATCCAAATTCCGTGTCCCTTATCTAAATGGAAAATATCTGGTAGGACTTCTGCTGGTCCTTGCTATCCTTGGGTTAAGCATTTATGGACAAAGTGTGATAGACGAATGGAAAGCCATGTCGGGTATGGAAATCATTGAGCACAAGCTTTTAACGATCATTTTCTGGATCACCTGGTTCGTGATGGCCGTGATGAGCTACAAATACAATTTTTCGATTCTACCTGTTGCGGGAATTTTGACAAACCTCTACTTAATGACGGAATTAGGTTCCTCCAACTGGCTGATCTTCGTGATCTGGCTCGCGATCGGGCTTGTCATTTATTTCAGTTATGGATACAGAAAAAGCAAGTTAGCTTAA
- a CDS encoding YciE/YciF ferroxidase family protein, with the protein MKASKSKFVNQITESDSAKLKELFVDGLKDIYWAEKHLAKALTKMSKSATSEELKAAFEKHTTETEEHAARLEEIFGLVGEKAQAKKCAAMEGLIEEGEEIISSTDKGTMVRDCGLIMAAQKVEHYEIASYGTLRNIARTLGYGDVADMLQMTLDQEGETDHKLTELAETYVNEEASAE; encoded by the coding sequence ATGAAAGCGAGCAAAAGTAAATTCGTTAACCAAATCACTGAATCAGATAGCGCAAAGTTGAAAGAGCTTTTTGTAGACGGCCTGAAAGATATTTATTGGGCAGAAAAACACTTGGCAAAAGCATTGACAAAGATGTCGAAAAGTGCTACTTCGGAAGAACTGAAAGCAGCGTTTGAGAAACACACAACAGAAACCGAGGAACATGCGGCCAGACTTGAAGAAATTTTCGGATTGGTTGGCGAAAAAGCACAGGCGAAAAAATGTGCTGCTATGGAAGGCCTGATCGAGGAAGGCGAGGAGATTATCAGCAGCACAGACAAAGGAACAATGGTTCGCGACTGTGGATTGATCATGGCTGCTCAGAAAGTAGAGCATTATGAAATCGCATCTTACGGAACATTAAGGAACATTGCCCGCACACTTGGATACGGCGACGTAGCAGATATGCTGCAAATGACGCTTGATCAGGAAGGCGAAACCGACCACAAACTGACAGAACTGGCTGAAACATATGTGAACGAAGAAGCCAGCGCAGAATAA
- the hxpB gene encoding hexitol phosphatase HxpB, with protein MIKAAIFDMDGLLIDSEPIWTDAARRVMQRVNFTISDALKNQTTGLSIKLFLEYCHKIQPWNAPSFEELEQQILEYAHENILARAVAMPGAIALVKNLKAQGLKLAVASASHMDLIEGVLKRLDIIDYFDTWHSGELEEFTKPHPAVYLTTAAKLGLLPQECIAFEDSHAGLRSAHAAGMITISVPAMEVFEDTKFDMAHYKISSLEKFILSEMSGVPQNAVEN; from the coding sequence ATGATTAAAGCTGCCATATTTGACATGGACGGATTGCTGATAGATTCGGAGCCAATCTGGACAGACGCCGCCCGCAGGGTGATGCAAAGAGTGAATTTCACGATTTCCGATGCACTCAAAAACCAAACAACCGGTCTTTCCATCAAACTTTTCCTTGAATATTGTCACAAAATTCAGCCCTGGAACGCCCCTAGTTTTGAAGAGCTGGAGCAACAGATCCTGGAATATGCCCATGAGAATATTCTGGCCCGCGCGGTGGCAATGCCAGGCGCAATAGCATTGGTCAAGAATTTAAAAGCCCAGGGTTTGAAGCTGGCTGTGGCTTCGGCTTCGCATATGGACTTGATAGAAGGCGTGCTGAAAAGGCTGGACATCATTGACTATTTCGACACCTGGCATTCGGGCGAGCTGGAAGAATTCACCAAACCGCACCCGGCAGTTTACCTGACAACAGCCGCCAAGTTGGGCTTGCTCCCGCAAGAATGCATTGCTTTTGAAGATTCACACGCGGGCCTCCGATCGGCTCATGCGGCGGGAATGATCACAATTTCGGTGCCTGCGATGGAGGTTTTTGAGGATACCAAATTTGATATGGCTCACTACAAGATCAGTTCATTGGAAAAATTCATATTGAGCGAAATGTCCGGCGTGCCTCAAAACGCGGTTGAAAATTAA
- a CDS encoding phosphatidylinositol-specific phospholipase C/glycerophosphodiester phosphodiesterase family protein: MKKNVTLLVLILLSVRILDAQDMKAYTTAQAHSHNDYERKGAFRDAYDQQFGSIEADLFLINDTLFVAHNLKDIHPKRTLSTLYIQPILASVEKNGGSIYAQKDVPLQLLIDLKTGASETLAALVRELEPHKQIFAPNGTVTIVVSGNTPAPADFDKYPDFIFFDGRPELTYTPDQLKRVGLISQGFGKYSKWNGEGPLPEKEKKTIQKVIRQTHDLGKKMRLWATPDNINSWKIMMALGVDYLNTDKVKELGDYLRTAPR, encoded by the coding sequence ATGAAAAAAAACGTTACGTTACTTGTCCTTATACTGCTTTCTGTCAGGATATTGGATGCCCAGGACATGAAGGCCTACACAACTGCTCAGGCTCATTCCCACAATGATTACGAAAGAAAAGGTGCCTTCCGGGACGCTTATGATCAGCAGTTCGGGTCCATTGAAGCGGACCTTTTTTTAATAAATGACACGCTGTTCGTAGCTCACAATCTAAAAGACATCCATCCTAAAAGAACATTAAGTACGCTCTACATTCAGCCGATCCTCGCTAGCGTCGAGAAAAACGGCGGGAGCATTTATGCACAAAAGGATGTGCCGTTACAATTGCTGATTGATTTGAAAACCGGGGCTTCGGAGACGCTCGCTGCGCTGGTCAGGGAACTCGAACCGCACAAGCAAATTTTTGCACCCAACGGCACTGTAACAATTGTAGTGAGCGGCAACACGCCCGCCCCTGCCGATTTTGACAAATATCCGGACTTCATTTTTTTCGATGGAAGACCCGAACTTACTTACACGCCGGATCAACTCAAACGGGTCGGCTTGATCAGCCAGGGTTTCGGGAAATACTCAAAATGGAACGGCGAGGGCCCCTTACCTGAAAAGGAAAAGAAAACGATCCAGAAAGTGATCAGGCAAACCCACGATCTGGGTAAAAAAATGCGGTTATGGGCTACGCCGGACAACATCAATTCCTGGAAGATCATGATGGCCCTGGGTGTGGATTATCTGAATACGGATAAAGTAAAAGAATTGGGCGATTACCTCCGCACTGCACCTCGATAA
- the eat gene encoding ethanolamine permease: MSSEHNASAPGATLKKVLKPIHLWAIAVGLVISGEYFGWNYGWGVSGTVGFLIATLLVTLMYVTFIFSFTELTTSIPQAGGPFSYSQRAFGWFGGLIAGYATLVEFLVTPPAIAFALGSYTHFLYPSLGVLDVAFACYVIFILINLLGIKESAMFSLVVTLLAVGELLIYIGIVAPHFSYKTFVTEPMPFGWPGVFAALPFAIWFYLAIEGVAMVAEEVEDPKRTISRGYIYGILTLVVLALAVMVFTGGVAHWRLLSEIDYPLPAALGIVLGRDSALTQLFASLGLFGLIASFHGTIIGYSRQIYALARAGLLPSFLGNVNARFQTPHWALIGGGIVGCIALKLGTTDQVIILAALGAVVMYIISMVALFMLRRNEPGLERPFIVPAYPYFPLIALILSVVCLIAIIYYNLVLSLWFFSGLVLVTVLYMATGRHKVSKHIDSATGN; this comes from the coding sequence ATGTCGTCCGAACACAACGCGTCGGCGCCCGGCGCTACGCTCAAGAAAGTTTTAAAACCAATACACCTTTGGGCGATTGCCGTCGGGCTGGTGATTTCAGGTGAATATTTCGGATGGAACTATGGATGGGGCGTTTCGGGCACCGTTGGCTTCCTCATCGCGACACTCCTGGTAACGCTGATGTACGTGACATTTATTTTCAGCTTTACCGAGCTTACCACTTCCATTCCGCAGGCTGGCGGGCCGTTTTCTTACTCGCAACGCGCTTTTGGCTGGTTTGGGGGGTTAATAGCAGGTTACGCTACACTCGTAGAATTTTTGGTGACACCACCCGCCATTGCATTTGCATTGGGAAGCTACACACACTTTCTTTATCCGTCACTGGGAGTGCTAGATGTAGCTTTTGCCTGTTATGTTATTTTTATATTAATTAATCTACTGGGAATCAAGGAGTCTGCAATGTTCTCACTGGTGGTGACGTTGCTGGCGGTCGGCGAGCTGCTGATCTATATAGGCATTGTTGCTCCGCATTTTTCATACAAAACTTTCGTGACCGAGCCGATGCCATTTGGCTGGCCAGGCGTGTTTGCTGCGTTACCATTTGCAATCTGGTTTTACCTCGCCATTGAAGGCGTTGCCATGGTGGCCGAAGAAGTGGAAGATCCTAAACGGACTATTTCCAGAGGTTACATTTACGGAATTTTAACATTGGTTGTGCTGGCGCTCGCCGTGATGGTTTTTACCGGTGGCGTAGCACATTGGCGGCTTTTGAGCGAAATCGATTATCCCCTGCCCGCCGCACTAGGCATTGTGCTGGGCCGCGACAGTGCACTTACACAACTATTTGCCAGCCTGGGACTTTTTGGGCTTATCGCTTCTTTTCACGGCACCATCATTGGGTATTCACGACAAATTTACGCATTGGCAAGGGCTGGATTGTTACCTTCTTTTCTGGGAAATGTGAATGCCAGATTCCAGACACCACACTGGGCACTCATCGGCGGCGGAATTGTCGGGTGCATCGCGCTTAAATTGGGCACGACTGACCAGGTGATCATTCTGGCGGCATTGGGAGCGGTTGTGATGTACATTATCAGTATGGTTGCGCTCTTCATGCTTCGCCGTAATGAACCCGGTCTCGAGCGCCCCTTTATCGTGCCTGCCTATCCTTACTTCCCTCTCATAGCACTTATCTTATCAGTCGTCTGTCTCATTGCAATTATCTATTATAATCTGGTCCTGAGCTTATGGTTCTTTTCCGGGCTTGTATTGGTTACTGTTCTCTATATGGCAACAGGGAGACACAAAGTTTCCAAACACATCGACAGCGCCACAGGTAATTAA
- a CDS encoding sensor histidine kinase codes for MIGLRHFSIVIMIRIVVIILSVIALAWLASKHTNEVLVYVLGTIFIFVQGSLLYQYVTNVNRKLTYFLESVRYSDFTINFRSDNKMGRTFKELNQQFNEVLHAFRQARAEKEANLQYLNTIVQHIGTGLITFDSNGQVNLINNAALRMLGIYRLHQLSELKEKHPRLYELLSTLDSGVRELYRTPSDQPLALQGAAIQLRGMWVRIVVLQNIQTELQQQEVESWQNLTRVLRHEIMNSMTPIVSLVGTMRLIVNEDIEKSTNDQEAVNDLKEALHTLEKRSKGMMQFVNAYRDFTTLPKPVFANLSVAELLQEVIQLLQTDLTGSGVLWKISVKPETLTVKADASQIQQVLINLVKNASEAFSNQTNRLITLSAYQTDNVTIIDVEDNGDGIEPEAIENIFIPFYTTKKTGSGIGLSLSRQILQQHNGQLNVSSQVGKGTVFTLII; via the coding sequence ATGATCGGACTAAGACATTTCAGCATTGTGATCATGATCAGGATAGTGGTAATTATCCTGAGCGTGATTGCCCTTGCCTGGCTCGCGTCCAAGCACACGAACGAAGTGCTTGTATATGTGCTGGGAACCATTTTCATCTTTGTTCAGGGATCATTATTGTATCAGTATGTTACCAATGTTAACCGAAAACTGACGTACTTCCTCGAATCAGTCCGCTACTCGGATTTTACGATCAATTTCCGTTCCGACAATAAAATGGGCCGGACTTTTAAGGAACTTAACCAGCAATTTAATGAGGTGCTGCATGCTTTTCGCCAGGCCCGGGCGGAGAAGGAGGCTAACTTGCAATACTTGAATACAATTGTTCAGCATATTGGAACTGGTCTGATCACTTTCGACAGCAACGGGCAGGTTAATCTTATTAATAATGCGGCATTGCGTATGCTGGGTATTTACAGGTTGCATCAGCTGAGCGAGTTAAAAGAAAAACATCCAAGACTTTACGAATTGCTTTCCACGCTCGATAGTGGTGTGCGCGAACTTTACCGGACGCCTTCCGACCAACCCCTTGCGTTGCAGGGAGCGGCCATTCAGCTCCGGGGAATGTGGGTCAGGATTGTGGTTTTACAGAATATTCAGACGGAACTGCAACAACAGGAAGTGGAATCCTGGCAAAACCTTACCCGCGTTCTCCGGCATGAGATCATGAACTCGATGACGCCCATAGTTTCGCTTGTAGGCACAATGCGGCTCATTGTAAATGAAGACATCGAGAAATCCACCAATGACCAGGAAGCCGTTAATGATTTGAAAGAAGCATTACACACGCTGGAAAAACGGAGCAAGGGAATGATGCAATTTGTGAATGCCTACCGCGATTTTACAACATTGCCAAAACCTGTTTTTGCCAATCTCAGCGTTGCCGAACTTTTGCAGGAAGTGATCCAGTTATTACAAACAGACCTTACGGGCTCGGGCGTTTTGTGGAAAATTTCTGTAAAACCGGAAACATTAACTGTGAAAGCCGACGCCAGCCAGATCCAGCAAGTGCTCATTAACTTGGTAAAAAATGCTTCCGAAGCATTCTCAAATCAAACCAACAGATTGATCACCCTAAGCGCTTACCAGACTGACAATGTGACTATTATCGATGTTGAGGATAATGGGGACGGCATTGAACCCGAGGCCATTGAAAATATTTTCATACCTTTTTACACAACAAAAAAGACCGGCTCCGGCATTGGATTGAGCCTTTCACGGCAGATTTTGCAGCAGCACAACGGGCAGCTGAACGTGTCTTCGCAAGTGGGAAAAGGAACTGTTTTTACGCTGATTATTTAA